One window of the Brassica napus cultivar Da-Ae unplaced genomic scaffold, Da-Ae ScsIHWf_1166;HRSCAF=1662, whole genome shotgun sequence genome contains the following:
- the LOC125596262 gene encoding AT-hook motif nuclear-localized protein 16-like, giving the protein MAGGTALNSTSVGSKSVPMRNHEATERGNNKNNNNNKNLKALPKPVQPASSMKGEMAKRPRGRPAGSKNKPKPPIIVTQDSPNSLRAHALEISSGNDICETLSDFARRKQRGICILSANGCVTNVTLRQPASSGAIVRLHGRFEILSLLDSILPPPSPVGITGLTIYLAGPQGQVGGGGVVGGLIASGPVVLMVASFMNAVFDSLPLDDDEAASMQNQQYYHNGRSHPLDDIQRLPQNLLTNGHSDSDIYWGPAQRAMSKP; this is encoded by the coding sequence ATGGCTGGAGGAACAGCTCTAAATTCAACCTCTGTAGGATCTAAGTCAGTTCCAATGAGAAACCATGAAGCAACAGAGAGAGGcaataacaaaaacaacaacaacaacaagaacttGAAAGCATTACCCAAACCGGTTCAACCGGCTTCATCAATGAAAGGAGAGATGGCTAAGAGGCCAAGAGGTAGACCAGCTGGCTCCAAGAACAAACCAAAACCACCGATCATTGTGACTCAAGACAGTCCAAACTCCCTCAGAGCTCATGCCCTTGAGATCAGCTCAGGTAATGACATCTGTGAGACTCTATCAGACTTTGCTAGAAGGAAACAGAGAGGAATCTGCATACTAAGTGCCAATGGTTGTGTGACCAATGTGACATTAAGGCAGCCAGCTTCATCAGGAGCTATTGTTAGATTACATGGACGTTTTGAAATCCTCTCATTGCTTGACTCAATCTTGCCTCCACCGTCACCGGTTGGTATAACCGGTTTGACCATTTACTTAGCCGGGCCCCAAGGACAGGTTGGTGGTGGTGGAGTGGTTGGTGGGCTAATAGCATCTGGTCCTGTTGTTCTCATGGTTGCATCTTTCATGAATGCTGTGTTTGATAGTCTTCCTctggatgatgatgaagctgccTCTATGCAGAACCAGCAGTACTATCATAACGGAAGATCTCATCCTTTAGATGACATTCAAAGATTGCCTCAAAACCTTCTCACTAATGGACACTCTGATTCTGATATTTACTGGGGTCCTGCACAGCGTGCTATGTCCAAACCTTAA
- the LOC125596261 gene encoding defensin-like protein 58, whose protein sequence is MNIRQTFVMLFLVVVLVTSSLSNSNVFASRVMSANPFSNSTVLASPGVEATPSQIHICYKPCTKTYGVYPCYDDCLSKNFDDGNCEYNGLCCCT, encoded by the exons ATGAATATCAGACAAACTTTTGTGATGTTGTTTCTTGTAGTAGTATTAGTAACGTCGTCGTTGTCCAACTCCAACGTTTTCGCATCACGGG tgatgtCGGCAAATCCATTCTCCAATTCCACCGTACTGGCTTCACCGG GCGTCGAGGCAACGCCATCTCAGATTCACATTTGCTATAAACCTTGTACAAAAACTTACGGTGTTTATCCATGCTACGATGACTGCCTAAGCAAAAATTTTGATGATGGAAATTGTGAATATAATGGACTTTGTTGCTGCACATAA